The Mytilus galloprovincialis chromosome 7, xbMytGall1.hap1.1, whole genome shotgun sequence genome has a window encoding:
- the LOC143083598 gene encoding uncharacterized protein LOC143083598 isoform X2 produces MSTISKVMEDGSYGDCSLKEIARIIQQVGRNDTNKKLVVQHGAIPLLVKITEDGNIEDQRGGEQNDKVTRSDNRHILISHNWGNQPVVKQIYDGIKKNCISVWMHVHNIQGATVEAMVDAVDQAEIVLVCHSYKFKNSYNCRAETEYAHQTKKKIILLKMESGYEADGWLEPIVGNNLEFDFSGKDPLEKTVNEVIGAIQQELNRKNGVVVDVTKPIIESEHEVMIAQRPSNQSSGKSKEIPVLPVCLSLSFMLFLLLCLLINLACFNSSNTVCPYKECEPALPKPQSGMSDKTSKVNLTNGIDSAMNWTLSQVDEWLNNKILRKDMFLSTQRQLKTLRGKDIAFLKLLVNECPTTFYQTIREQLGMKDIQSMSDFRFAFEHIDTVLDTDLHSTTQQFTSTSTRTVETTKVRLTV; encoded by the exons ATGTCAACAATTTCAAAGGTTATGGAAGATGGAAGTTATGGCGACTGTTCTCTTAAAGAAATAGCTAGAA TTATTCAACAAGTAGGCAGAAATGACACCAATAAAAAACTGGTTGTGCAGCACGGTGCAATTCCACTCCTAGTGAAAATTACTGAAGATGGCAACATCGAGGATCAACGTG GTGGTGAGCAAAATGACAAAGTAACAAGAAGTGACAATAGACACATTTTGATAAGTCACAATTGGGGGAACCAACCAGTGGTAAAACAGATATATGATGGTATAAAAAAGAATTGTATAAGTGTATGGATGCATGTCCATAATATCCAAGGTGCCACAGTCGAGGCAATGGTTGATGCTGTTGATCAGGCAGAAATTGTACTTGTCTGTCATTCATATAAATTCAAGAACAGTTATAACTGTAGAGCgg AGACAGAATATGCGCATCAAACTAAGAAAAAGATAATACTATTGAAAATGGAAAGTGGATACGAAGCTGATGGTTGGTTAGAACCTATAGTCGGTAACAATCTGGAATTTGACTTCAGTGGAAAAGATCCACTGGAGAAAACAGTCAACGAAGTAATCGGAGCCATACAACAGGAATTGAACAGAAAGAATGGAGTAGTAGTAGATGTGACAAAACCTATAATTGAATCTGAGCATGAG gTTATGATAGCACAACGACCTTCTAATCAAAGCAGTGGTAAAAGCAAGGAGATACCAGTTCTACCAGTTTGTCTCTCTCTTTCTTTTATGCTGTTCCTGTTACTGTGTCTGTTGATAAACCTTGCTTGCTTTAATTCTTCAAATACAGTATGTCCATACAAAGAATGTGAG CCAGCTTTGCCAAAACCGCAATCTGGTATGTCAGATAAAACTTCAAAGGTAAACTTGACAAATGGAATTGACAGTGCCATGAATTGGACACTTTCTCAAGTAGATGAATGGCTTAACAACAAGATTCTTCGGAAAGATATGTTTCTATCTACGCA AAGGCAGCTAAAGACTTTAAGAGGAAAGGACATTGCATTTCTCAAGCTCCTTGTCAACGAG TGTCCAACTACTTTCTACCAAACAATCCGAGAACAGTTAGGGATGAAAGATATCCAATCAATGTCCGATTTCCGATTCGCTTTCGAACACATTGATACTGTGCTTGATACTGATTTGCATTCAACTACCCAACAGTTTACGAGTACCAGTACGAGAACAGTTGAAACAACTAAAGTTCGCTTAACTGTATAG
- the LOC143083598 gene encoding uncharacterized protein LOC143083598 isoform X1 has protein sequence MSTISKVMEDGSYGDCSLKEIARIIQQVGRNDTNKKLVVQHGAIPLLVKITEDGNIEDQREAVYAIWGLSFDNKTEMIDNKQWKVISTLERLSNSSDKNVKLLSMKALWTIKDYQNSCGEQNDKVTRSDNRHILISHNWGNQPVVKQIYDGIKKNCISVWMHVHNIQGATVEAMVDAVDQAEIVLVCHSYKFKNSYNCRAETEYAHQTKKKIILLKMESGYEADGWLEPIVGNNLEFDFSGKDPLEKTVNEVIGAIQQELNRKNGVVVDVTKPIIESEHEVMIAQRPSNQSSGKSKEIPVLPVCLSLSFMLFLLLCLLINLACFNSSNTVCPYKECEPALPKPQSGMSDKTSKVNLTNGIDSAMNWTLSQVDEWLNNKILRKDMFLSTQRQLKTLRGKDIAFLKLLVNECPTTFYQTIREQLGMKDIQSMSDFRFAFEHIDTVLDTDLHSTTQQFTSTSTRTVETTKVRLTV, from the exons ATGTCAACAATTTCAAAGGTTATGGAAGATGGAAGTTATGGCGACTGTTCTCTTAAAGAAATAGCTAGAA TTATTCAACAAGTAGGCAGAAATGACACCAATAAAAAACTGGTTGTGCAGCACGGTGCAATTCCACTCCTAGTGAAAATTACTGAAGATGGCAACATCGAGGATCAACGTG AGGCCGTTTATGCTATTTGGGGGTTATCGTTTGATAACAAGACAGAGATGATCGACAACAAACAATGGAAGGTGATATCAACATTGGAAAGATTATCTAATTCATCAGATAAAAATGTTAAACTGCTTAGTATGAAAGCTTTATGGACAATCAAAGACTACCAAAACAGct GTGGTGAGCAAAATGACAAAGTAACAAGAAGTGACAATAGACACATTTTGATAAGTCACAATTGGGGGAACCAACCAGTGGTAAAACAGATATATGATGGTATAAAAAAGAATTGTATAAGTGTATGGATGCATGTCCATAATATCCAAGGTGCCACAGTCGAGGCAATGGTTGATGCTGTTGATCAGGCAGAAATTGTACTTGTCTGTCATTCATATAAATTCAAGAACAGTTATAACTGTAGAGCgg AGACAGAATATGCGCATCAAACTAAGAAAAAGATAATACTATTGAAAATGGAAAGTGGATACGAAGCTGATGGTTGGTTAGAACCTATAGTCGGTAACAATCTGGAATTTGACTTCAGTGGAAAAGATCCACTGGAGAAAACAGTCAACGAAGTAATCGGAGCCATACAACAGGAATTGAACAGAAAGAATGGAGTAGTAGTAGATGTGACAAAACCTATAATTGAATCTGAGCATGAG gTTATGATAGCACAACGACCTTCTAATCAAAGCAGTGGTAAAAGCAAGGAGATACCAGTTCTACCAGTTTGTCTCTCTCTTTCTTTTATGCTGTTCCTGTTACTGTGTCTGTTGATAAACCTTGCTTGCTTTAATTCTTCAAATACAGTATGTCCATACAAAGAATGTGAG CCAGCTTTGCCAAAACCGCAATCTGGTATGTCAGATAAAACTTCAAAGGTAAACTTGACAAATGGAATTGACAGTGCCATGAATTGGACACTTTCTCAAGTAGATGAATGGCTTAACAACAAGATTCTTCGGAAAGATATGTTTCTATCTACGCA AAGGCAGCTAAAGACTTTAAGAGGAAAGGACATTGCATTTCTCAAGCTCCTTGTCAACGAG TGTCCAACTACTTTCTACCAAACAATCCGAGAACAGTTAGGGATGAAAGATATCCAATCAATGTCCGATTTCCGATTCGCTTTCGAACACATTGATACTGTGCTTGATACTGATTTGCATTCAACTACCCAACAGTTTACGAGTACCAGTACGAGAACAGTTGAAACAACTAAAGTTCGCTTAACTGTATAG